A genome region from Panicum virgatum strain AP13 chromosome 4K, P.virgatum_v5, whole genome shotgun sequence includes the following:
- the LOC120705125 gene encoding peroxidase 5-like gives MPRLLFLIALLASAVRRGAVDASIVDGLEVGFYGQTCPDAEGAIRNVVNNEIGMNRGIAPGLIRLFFHDCFITGCDASILLDESPAGDVPEKESSANGFTLVGLRTIDIAKSTVESMCPRTVSCADILAFAARDAAVAAGLPSYDVAAGRRDGMRSNMDDLPGNFPVPGHHVPRLTELFSQRGLTQEDLVALSGAHSIGGAHCFMFSNRIYGFSKDADVDPSLDPDYAARLRQVCPPKNPNNDPQQAPKVKFDARTGESLDTAYYSELLARRGLLTSDNALIEDAQTRAMVEAFARDEVMWQQKFAEAMQKVGMLDVLIGADKGQVRKQCRLVNGQEQQQQPQPQQQQRQQQLPWLRPQPHFPWLRQRRPPRPFPRHPMGDLINGFFRGFH, from the exons ATGCCGCGGTTGCTGTTCCTTATCGCCCTGCTTGCGTCGGCAGTCCGCCGGGGCGCCGTCGACGCGTCGATCGTCGACGGCCTGGAGGTTGGGTTCTATGGCCAGACGTGCCCGGACGCCGAGGGCGCCATCCGCAACGTCGTCAACAATGAGATCGGCATGAACCGCGGCATCGCCCCCGGCCTCATCCGCCTCTTCTTCCACGATTGCTTCATCACG GGCTGCGACGCTTCCATCCTCCTTGACGAGTCTCCGGCCGGCGACGTCCCGGAGAAGGAGTCGTCGGCCAACGGGTTCACCCTCGTCGGCCTCAGGACCATCGACATCGCCAAGTCCACCGTGGAGTCCATGTGCCCGCGCACGGTCTCGTGCGCCGACATCCTCGCCTTCGCggcgcgcgacgccgccgtggccgcgggcCTCCCCAGCTACGACGTCGCTGCCGGGCGCCGTGACGGCATGCGCTCCAACATGGACGACCTCCCTGGCAACTTCCCCGTGCCGGGCCACCACGTCCCGCGCCTCACCGAGCTCTTCAGCCAGCGGGGGCTCACCCAGGAGGACCTCGTGGCGCTCTCCGGCGCGCACTCCATCGGCGGCGCCCACTGCTTCATGTTCTCCAACCGCATCTACGGCTTCTCCAAAGACGCCGACGTGGACCCTTCGCTGGACCCGGACTACGCCGCGCGGCTCCGCCAGGTGTGCCCGCCCAAGAACCCCAACAACGACCCGCAGCAGGCGCCCAAGGTGAAGTTCGACGCGCGAACAGGGGAGAGCCTCGACACCGCCTACTACTCGGAGCTGCTCGCGAGGCGCGGCCTGCTGACCTCGGACAACGCGCTCATCGAGGACGCGCAGACGAGGGCGATGGTGGAGGCCTTCGCCCGCGACGAGGTCATGTGGCAGCAGAAGTTTGCGGAGGCGATGCAGAAGGTGGGCATGCTGGACGTGCTCATCGGCGCGGACAAGGGCCAGGTGAGGAAGCAGTGCCGGCTGGTGAAcgggcaggagcagcagcagcaaccgcagccgcagcagcagcagcggcagcagcagctcccGTGGCTCCGGCCGCAGCCGCACTTCCCGTggctccggcagcggcggccgccacGACCGTTCCCTCGCCATCCGATGGGCGATCTGATCAACGGATTCTTCCGTGGTTTTCACTGA